From a region of the Candidatus Kuenenbacteria bacterium genome:
- a CDS encoding tyrosine--tRNA ligase, translating to MQKSKDEQIKELLEKGIANIYPDREFLEKNLTSGQKLTIYLGIDPTGPELHIGHAIPLRKLRAFQDLGHRVILLIGDFTALCGDPDKSYTRKRLSTKEIAQNIKNYQKQISLILNLHGKNPATFKFNNDWLGKLKFTDIIEIASNFTVQQMLARDLFDKRLKAGNPIALHEFLYPLMQAYDSVAMDVDGEIGGNDQTFNMLSGRDLMKAMRGKEKFVLTTKLLADPTGKKMGKTEGNMITLSDSPTDMFGKIMSWGDEMIALGFELCTNATLKEIEDIKKMLENDVNPRDLKAQLGKEIVTLYHSKQKALEAEAEFNKIFKNKENPDNLTEIIIKKQPYNIIDLIMIAKLASSKGEAKRLVEQNAVKLGTAMINNWKSNISPETNDILKVGKRKFAKLIIR from the coding sequence ATGCAAAAAAGCAAGGATGAACAAATAAAAGAACTCTTAGAAAAAGGTATCGCCAATATCTATCCCGATCGTGAATTTCTTGAAAAAAACCTCACTAGTGGCCAAAAATTAACCATCTATCTTGGCATTGACCCGACTGGCCCAGAACTCCATATCGGTCACGCCATCCCCTTGCGCAAACTCCGTGCTTTCCAAGATTTAGGCCACCGGGTTATTCTCCTGATTGGCGACTTCACTGCTCTTTGTGGCGACCCGGACAAAAGTTATACGAGAAAAAGACTCTCCACCAAAGAAATCGCTCAAAACATAAAAAATTATCAAAAACAAATTTCCTTGATTCTAAATCTCCACGGCAAAAATCCCGCCACCTTTAAATTCAACAATGACTGGCTGGGCAAACTAAAATTTACAGATATTATTGAGATTGCCTCCAACTTTACCGTTCAGCAAATGCTCGCCCGTGATCTCTTTGATAAAAGATTAAAAGCTGGCAACCCCATCGCCTTACATGAGTTCCTTTATCCTCTGATGCAAGCCTATGATTCTGTCGCTATGGATGTTGACGGTGAAATCGGCGGCAATGATCAAACTTTTAATATGCTCTCTGGGAGAGACCTGATGAAAGCCATGAGGGGTAAAGAAAAATTTGTTTTAACAACCAAACTCCTAGCTGACCCCACCGGCAAAAAAATGGGCAAGACTGAGGGCAATATGATTACCCTCTCTGACTCCCCCACCGACATGTTTGGCAAAATTATGAGCTGGGGCGATGAAATGATTGCTCTCGGTTTTGAACTTTGCACCAATGCCACCCTAAAAGAAATAGAAGATATAAAAAAAATGCTTGAAAATGACGTGAACCCGCGCGATCTCAAGGCCCAACTAGGCAAAGAAATTGTTACTCTTTATCATTCCAAACAAAAAGCCCTAGAAGCCGAGGCAGAATTTAATAAAATCTTTAAAAACAAAGAAAATCCAGACAACCTTACAGAGATAATTATAAAAAAACAACCATATAACATCATTGACCTTATAATGATTGCCAAACTAGCCTCGAGCAAGGGCGAAGCTAAAAGGCTGGTAGAACAAAACGCGGTTAAACTTGGTACTGCCATGATCAATAATTGGAAAAGTAATATTAGCCCGGAAACAAACGACATTCTAAAGGTTGGTAAAAGAAAATTTGCCAAACTTATAATTAGATAA
- the recA gene encoding recombinase RecA, producing the protein MPKKQEIGEGLEGGKQKAAELAMEQIKEKFGEGAIMKFGEIKKLKVPVIPTGCLSLDLALGVGGLPRGRIIEIYGAEASGKTTVSQHAIASVQRSGGVAAFVDAEHALDPDYAKKIGVKVDELLISQPDSGEQALEIVETLVRSGGVDLIVVDSVAALTPRVEIEGEMGQSHMGLQARLMSQALRKLTAIISKTETTVIFLNQTRQKIGVVFGNPETTTGGMALKFYASVRIELRRAAQIKMGENFIGNRVKAKIVKNKVAPPFKTCEFDIMYNEGISVTADVLDRGVEEGIINKAGNSYSYMETKLGVGRENAKRFLKENMKITREIAAKIWNKVKEDEARDG; encoded by the coding sequence ATGCCAAAAAAACAAGAAATTGGGGAGGGGCTAGAGGGGGGAAAACAAAAAGCGGCCGAGTTGGCAATGGAGCAGATAAAGGAGAAGTTTGGCGAAGGGGCAATAATGAAATTTGGTGAGATAAAAAAATTAAAAGTACCGGTTATTCCGACAGGATGTTTGTCTTTGGATTTGGCACTTGGCGTCGGCGGATTGCCCAGGGGTAGAATCATTGAGATATATGGAGCTGAAGCGTCTGGCAAAACAACTGTTTCTCAACATGCAATTGCTAGCGTACAGCGTTCGGGTGGGGTAGCGGCTTTTGTTGATGCTGAGCACGCCTTGGATCCTGATTATGCAAAAAAAATAGGAGTCAAAGTTGATGAGCTTTTAATATCCCAGCCAGATAGTGGTGAACAAGCTTTAGAAATAGTAGAGACGCTGGTGCGTTCAGGTGGAGTAGATCTAATAGTAGTAGACTCGGTGGCGGCATTGACTCCAAGGGTGGAGATTGAGGGGGAGATGGGCCAGAGCCACATGGGCCTTCAGGCAAGATTGATGAGCCAAGCTTTGAGAAAGTTGACAGCGATTATAAGCAAGACCGAGACAACAGTAATATTTCTGAACCAAACAAGGCAAAAGATCGGGGTGGTGTTTGGCAACCCCGAGACAACAACCGGTGGTATGGCTCTCAAATTTTATGCTTCAGTAAGGATAGAATTGCGTCGGGCCGCTCAGATAAAAATGGGCGAGAATTTTATTGGGAATAGAGTTAAGGCCAAAATCGTGAAAAATAAAGTAGCACCGCCATTTAAGACCTGTGAGTTTGATATTATGTATAATGAAGGGATTTCTGTCACAGCTGATGTTTTGGACCGCGGGGTAGAAGAGGGGATAATCAATAAAGCCGGTAATTCATATAGCTATATGGAGACCAAATTGGGGGTGGGTAGAGAAAATGCCAAGAGATTTTTGAAAGAGAATATGAAAATTACCCGCGAGATAGCTGCCAAGATTTGGAATAAGGTCAAGGAAGATGAGGCAAGAGATGGATAG
- a CDS encoding 30S ribosomal protein S18 — protein MINTKNTTKNNPDKHCFFCVNQIDNINYKDVTTLQRFMSHYCRIVPGRRTGLCAKHQRKVSTAIKRGREMGLLPFVRK, from the coding sequence ATGATAAATACTAAAAACACCACAAAAAATAATCCTGATAAACACTGTTTTTTCTGTGTTAATCAGATTGATAATATCAACTATAAAGACGTCACTACCCTACAAAGGTTTATGTCTCACTATTGTCGTATCGTCCCCGGCCGTCGCACTGGCCTCTGCGCCAAGCACCAGCGCAAAGTTTCTACTGCTATCAAGCGCGGTCGCGAAATGGGCCTCCTACCATTTGTCCGGAAATAA
- the rpsF gene encoding 30S ribosomal protein S6 → MSKISKEYELFYFLPITFSPEEVNGTREKITSIISKYNGAITKEEDMGKKKLSYAVKGARHGYYLLTHFNSDTASANMISGEIKLIPEIIRHRLVIKQNYKQPHTSPMAPGVKEDQEEKITTNSETETKKEKEHDNGKVDIQELDRKIDELLLEDI, encoded by the coding sequence ATGAGTAAAATATCTAAAGAATACGAGCTTTTCTACTTTCTGCCCATCACTTTTTCTCCAGAGGAAGTTAATGGCACAAGAGAAAAAATAACCTCCATAATATCAAAATATAATGGTGCTATCACCAAAGAAGAGGATATGGGCAAAAAGAAACTCTCCTACGCCGTCAAGGGTGCCAGGCATGGCTACTATTTATTAACCCACTTCAATTCAGATACTGCCTCAGCCAACATGATCAGTGGAGAAATAAAACTTATTCCGGAAATTATTCGTCATCGTCTTGTTATAAAACAAAACTACAAACAACCACACACTAGCCCTATGGCCCCTGGGGTCAAAGAAGACCAAGAAGAAAAAATTACAACAAACTCTGAGACAGAAACCAAAAAGGAGAAAGAACACGACAACGGCAAAGTAGATATCCAGGAGCTTGACCGCAAGATTGATGAATTATTATTAGAAGATATTTAA
- the nusA gene encoding transcription termination/antitermination protein NusA → MASELTQAIKQVCEEKKIPVESVVETIESALGAAYRKDFGNKLQNIKVNFDMETGGFKVFDIKEVVEDELKAEYEKLKEERMKLAEDIAAGLVKPPEKKEEEHELEETEVGEDETKRFNPKTMVSLSEAKEIKKSVKLGEELVQELVVPGDFGRMAAQTAKQVIIQKLREAERNTIFEEYQDKIGELLNGTVQRQEGKIVLVDFGNTTAVMPIEEGIRTENYRPGARFKFYLKNVEQGPRGPRIIVSRAHPEILRKLFKLEVPEIAAGTVQIKSIAREAGSRSKIAVVAKEENVDPIGSCVGQRGTRVQTIIGELGGEKVDIIEWVEDPAKFIAKALSPAKVLRVEVSKGEEKKQEAGSEEEEHINREAKVYVLPDQLSLAIGKEGQNVRLAAKLTGWRIDIIEEGGEEGKEVVTAEPEAGVETAVEVSDEK, encoded by the coding sequence ATGGCTTCAGAATTAACACAGGCGATCAAACAGGTATGTGAAGAAAAAAAGATACCTGTTGAGTCAGTGGTAGAGACAATTGAGTCGGCTCTGGGCGCTGCTTATCGTAAAGATTTTGGTAATAAATTACAAAATATCAAAGTCAATTTTGATATGGAAACTGGCGGATTTAAGGTTTTTGATATTAAGGAAGTAGTGGAAGATGAGCTTAAGGCCGAGTATGAAAAATTGAAAGAGGAGCGGATGAAATTGGCTGAGGATATCGCTGCTGGATTGGTAAAGCCACCAGAGAAGAAAGAAGAGGAGCACGAGTTGGAGGAGACGGAAGTAGGTGAGGATGAAACAAAGAGATTTAACCCAAAAACAATGGTTAGCTTGAGTGAGGCAAAGGAGATAAAGAAATCAGTCAAGCTGGGAGAAGAACTGGTGCAAGAATTGGTAGTGCCGGGCGATTTTGGCAGGATGGCAGCGCAGACTGCCAAACAGGTGATAATTCAGAAATTGAGAGAGGCAGAAAGGAATACTATTTTTGAAGAATATCAAGATAAGATTGGGGAGCTTTTGAATGGCACAGTACAAAGACAGGAAGGAAAGATTGTATTGGTTGATTTTGGTAATACGACAGCGGTCATGCCAATCGAGGAAGGGATAAGAACAGAAAATTATCGGCCAGGAGCGAGATTTAAATTTTATTTAAAAAATGTAGAACAGGGCCCGAGAGGTCCAAGGATTATAGTGTCGAGAGCCCATCCGGAAATTTTGCGCAAGTTGTTTAAATTGGAAGTGCCGGAGATAGCAGCTGGCACGGTTCAGATAAAGAGTATTGCCAGAGAAGCCGGGTCGAGGTCAAAAATAGCAGTAGTTGCCAAAGAAGAAAACGTGGATCCGATCGGGTCTTGCGTGGGGCAGAGAGGCACAAGAGTACAAACAATTATTGGTGAGCTTGGCGGAGAAAAAGTAGACATTATTGAGTGGGTAGAAGACCCAGCCAAATTTATTGCTAAGGCCCTTTCGCCGGCAAAAGTATTGAGGGTAGAGGTGTCTAAGGGGGAAGAGAAAAAGCAAGAGGCTGGAAGCGAGGAGGAAGAACATATAAACAGAGAGGCAAAGGTTTATGTTTTGCCGGATCAACTCTCTTTGGCAATTGGCAAAGAAGGACAAAATGTGAGATTGGCAGCCAAGTTGACTGGTTGGAGGATAGATATAATTGAGGAAGGTGGAGAGGAAGGCAAAGAGGTGGTAACAGCAGAGCCAGAAGCAGGCGTAGAGACAGCAGTAGAGGTGTCAGACGAAAAATAA
- a CDS encoding 23S rRNA (pseudouridine(1915)-N(3))-methyltransferase RlmH: protein MKFTFLFVDKTHAKIWQATEAEYLERLSHFVKYEIKIIPPIKNKTPHECIRLESKKLIEHLNKSNNYIVILDKSGKTPSSEEMAAKLELWQSQSKNITFVIGGTFGLSKESVQKANFVWSLSNLTFTHEMVRTIMFEQLYRAFTIIKDLPYHY, encoded by the coding sequence ATGAAATTTACTTTCCTTTTTGTTGATAAAACCCATGCCAAAATCTGGCAAGCAACTGAAGCAGAATATCTTGAACGCCTTAGTCATTTTGTTAAATATGAAATCAAAATTATCCCCCCTATTAAAAACAAAACACCCCATGAGTGCATCCGGCTAGAATCAAAAAAACTGATAGAGCACTTGAATAAATCCAATAATTATATCGTTATCCTAGATAAATCTGGCAAAACCCCATCCTCTGAAGAAATGGCTGCCAAATTAGAGTTGTGGCAATCGCAATCCAAAAATATAACCTTTGTTATTGGTGGTACTTTCGGGCTTTCAAAAGAATCGGTTCAAAAGGCAAATTTTGTCTGGTCTCTCTCTAATCTGACCTTTACCCACGAAATGGTTAGGACCATAATGTTTGAACAGCTCTACCGCGCTTTTACCATCATCAAAGACCTCCCCTACCACTATTAA
- a CDS encoding sodium-translocating pyrophosphatase — protein MELVLVFLISIVGLVVSFLLAKHVLKKDQGTDQMQEIAKAIKEGAMAFLKRQYTTIAIITAIGTIIIFGIYALSGDWVLGVKTAVAFLVGACFSGLAGYIGMYISVRANVRTAAAATKDIDAAVKVAMRGGAVAGFLVVALSLLGVAGLFVLYGGLKNPEGAPLTIVGFGFGASLVALFAQLGGGIYTKAADVGADLVGKVEAGIPEDDIRNPAVVADLVGDNVGDCAGRGADLFESTAAENIGAMILGIALYPIFGIGGILFPLVARAFGLIASVLGVFSVKVKGEEDPMKALNRGFYVTALVALIGFAVATYWLLPSHWMWFLACGLVGLATSIAFLYVTQYYTEYKYRPVKSIAEASKTGSATNIISGFSVALESTAVPALIISAALLGSYLIGKASGLSSGGLYGTAVATMGMLATAGYVLAMDTFGPITDNAGGIVEMSGADANVRKITDRLDAVGNTTKALTKGYAVGSAALAAFLLFSAFLTDAKLSSIDLAKPAVFVGGFLGAALIFIFSSLAIRAVGRGAYYIINEVRDQFKNNPGIMDGSVKPDYAKCVDITTRGALKEMVAPGLVAVIVPIVIGYVFKAEAVGATLMVGTIVGVLMALVLNNGGGAWDNAKKFIEAGNMGGKGSETHKATVVGDTVGDPFKDTAGPSLHVLIKLLSTLTLVMLPLFM, from the coding sequence ATGGAATTGGTTTTAGTTTTTTTGATTAGCATCGTGGGTTTGGTGGTATCTTTTCTTTTGGCAAAACATGTTTTAAAGAAAGATCAAGGTACAGACCAAATGCAAGAAATCGCCAAGGCGATCAAGGAGGGTGCTATGGCTTTTTTAAAAAGGCAATATACCACCATAGCGATAATTACTGCCATTGGTACAATTATTATTTTTGGTATTTATGCACTTTCCGGTGATTGGGTTCTGGGTGTAAAGACAGCAGTGGCCTTTTTGGTGGGAGCTTGTTTTTCTGGGTTGGCTGGTTATATCGGTATGTATATTTCAGTCAGAGCCAACGTGAGGACAGCGGCGGCGGCGACCAAAGATATTGATGCGGCTGTAAAAGTGGCAATGCGCGGTGGAGCAGTGGCAGGATTTTTGGTGGTAGCTCTTTCGTTGCTTGGGGTGGCCGGCTTATTTGTGCTTTATGGCGGCTTGAAAAACCCCGAGGGAGCTCCTTTGACCATAGTGGGTTTTGGTTTTGGAGCATCACTCGTGGCTTTATTTGCCCAACTCGGCGGGGGTATTTATACCAAGGCGGCTGATGTGGGCGCTGATTTGGTTGGTAAGGTTGAAGCGGGCATACCAGAAGACGATATTCGCAATCCCGCGGTGGTGGCTGATTTGGTGGGGGACAATGTGGGCGATTGTGCGGGCAGAGGAGCAGATCTTTTTGAGAGTACGGCGGCAGAGAATATCGGGGCGATGATCCTCGGCATTGCGCTTTATCCTATTTTTGGTATTGGCGGAATTTTATTTCCTTTGGTGGCTAGAGCTTTTGGTTTGATTGCTTCTGTTTTGGGTGTGTTCTCGGTGAAAGTAAAAGGAGAAGAAGACCCAATGAAGGCTTTGAATAGGGGTTTTTATGTGACAGCTTTGGTGGCCCTCATAGGATTTGCGGTGGCTACTTATTGGTTATTACCGAGCCACTGGATGTGGTTTTTGGCTTGTGGTTTGGTAGGGTTGGCAACTAGCATCGCTTTTTTGTATGTGACCCAATATTATACTGAATATAAATATCGTCCAGTAAAATCAATTGCTGAAGCTTCTAAAACAGGGTCAGCAACTAATATCATTTCTGGTTTCTCGGTAGCTTTGGAGAGTACAGCAGTGCCAGCATTGATTATTAGTGCGGCGCTGCTTGGCTCTTATTTGATTGGCAAGGCATCAGGACTCTCCAGCGGGGGTCTTTATGGCACAGCGGTGGCGACGATGGGAATGCTCGCTACGGCTGGCTATGTTTTGGCCATGGATACATTTGGGCCGATTACTGATAATGCTGGTGGTATCGTGGAGATGTCTGGAGCTGATGCTAATGTCAGGAAAATCACCGACAGATTGGACGCAGTGGGCAATACAACCAAAGCTTTGACCAAGGGCTATGCAGTCGGCTCTGCAGCTTTGGCGGCTTTCCTTTTATTCTCAGCGTTTTTGACTGATGCAAAGCTTTCTAGCATTGATCTGGCCAAGCCAGCTGTTTTTGTGGGCGGATTTTTGGGGGCAGCTTTAATATTTATTTTTTCATCTTTGGCGATCAGGGCGGTCGGTCGTGGTGCTTATTATATTATCAATGAAGTCAGAGACCAGTTTAAAAATAATCCGGGCATTATGGATGGCAGTGTAAAACCAGATTATGCCAAGTGCGTGGATATTACTACGAGAGGCGCGTTGAAAGAGATGGTGGCACCGGGACTCGTAGCCGTGATCGTGCCAATAGTGATTGGTTATGTTTTTAAAGCAGAGGCAGTCGGGGCGACTTTGATGGTCGGGACGATTGTCGGGGTGCTCATGGCTCTGGTTTTGAATAATGGCGGTGGTGCTTGGGACAATGCCAAGAAATTTATAGAAGCAGGCAATATGGGTGGTAAGGGGTCGGAGACACATAAAGCCACAGTGGTAGGTGATACAGTTGGTGATCCATTTAAAGACACAGCCGGACCATCACTTCATGTGTTGATAAAATTGTTATCAACTTTGACCTTGGTGATGTTGCCTTTATTTATGTAG
- a CDS encoding penicillin-binding protein — MPIPALKVKSPRSWEDKGRFSDSMIAQRRAAVGRREEIKKPLGGGYYRRRGEREKSYPRFFRKLLKLAGVGIIALVIFVLGALMYYSGKVPTREEMIIASQGSATKIYDRTGEHILYFLSGSEKRVWVPLDQIPEHVRWAVIAIEDDQFYEHHGFDFPALVKVALHEIFGIGPQRGGSTITQQLVKNAVLSPEKTYKRKLKELIFSYYLEKKFSKDEILELYFNVVPYGSTAYGVEAGAETYFGKKAQDLTVGEGAILAAMLQATTYYSPYGSHVEELMARQKFVLKKMRDLGYISEEQRAAAEGEKLEFKRLSQSVVAPHFTLYIKELLAEKYGEEMAEKGGLKVITTLDFDKQKIAEEAIAAGVERNEKKNGAHNASLVSINPKTGEVFAMVGSRDYFNEEYDGAVNVAMRPRQPGSSFKPIVYAASFLEGFSPETILFDTKTKFPTETGKIYEPNNYDGTEHGPVSIRKALAGSLNIPAVKTIYVVGINKVLDLAEKMGYTTLGDRSRFGLSLVLGGGEVKLVDHIKAFSVFANNGVKNDLQYILKVEDKGGEVLEEFKPEENKGEEVLDSQVAKQINSILSDNGSRAWIFGEKNYLTLPDRPVAAKTGTTNDFHDGWTMGYTPSLATGVWVGNNDNKAMTGKADGSIVAAPIWNEYMKRALEGTPVENFEQPENKPLPNKPMLNGQAADEVTVKIDKTTGKLATDLTPANLIEERKYRQGVHSILHYVTPGDILGPIPIEPSKDPAYAAFEEGVRLWAEKNNYINIENPPTELDDVHTEENRPSIEIISPKDGATFYEPNFEVSVESGARRGVDRVEYYIDNELIGTQKNYPFGFANYQLIGFENGEHFLKAIAYDDVGNSREMNIKIYINLPAGYAKPVSWIVPTDGKEFYVGQFPFNLKVKIDSYSLFSKIDFYSQKQGEESVWLGYKEVRGAEASLLLTELSGGDYNLYTVITGTNSRTIREDGIRIKVR; from the coding sequence ATGCCGATACCGGCATTAAAGGTAAAATCCCCGAGAAGTTGGGAGGACAAAGGCCGTTTTAGTGATAGCATGATTGCTCAAAGGCGAGCAGCGGTGGGGAGAAGAGAAGAGATAAAAAAACCCTTGGGTGGCGGGTATTATCGTCGTCGAGGAGAGAGGGAAAAGAGTTATCCTAGATTTTTTAGAAAATTATTAAAATTGGCAGGAGTTGGAATAATAGCTTTGGTGATTTTTGTATTAGGTGCGCTGATGTATTATTCTGGCAAGGTGCCAACAAGAGAAGAGATGATAATTGCATCTCAGGGGTCAGCGACCAAGATTTATGACCGTACTGGTGAACATATACTTTATTTTTTATCAGGCAGCGAGAAGAGAGTGTGGGTGCCATTAGACCAAATACCAGAGCATGTGAGATGGGCAGTAATAGCGATAGAGGATGATCAGTTTTATGAACATCATGGTTTTGATTTTCCAGCTTTAGTAAAAGTGGCTTTGCATGAGATTTTTGGGATTGGCCCGCAAAGAGGGGGCTCAACCATTACTCAGCAGTTGGTAAAAAATGCCGTTCTTTCACCGGAGAAAACTTATAAGCGTAAGCTGAAGGAATTAATTTTTTCCTATTATTTAGAAAAGAAATTTAGTAAGGATGAAATTTTAGAATTGTATTTTAATGTGGTACCCTATGGCTCGACGGCTTATGGGGTAGAGGCAGGAGCAGAAACATATTTTGGCAAAAAGGCCCAGGATTTAACGGTGGGTGAAGGGGCGATTTTGGCGGCGATGCTTCAGGCAACAACTTATTATTCACCCTATGGCTCACATGTTGAAGAATTGATGGCGAGGCAAAAATTTGTTTTAAAGAAAATGAGAGATCTTGGCTATATTAGCGAGGAACAGAGAGCGGCGGCGGAAGGTGAGAAGTTGGAGTTTAAAAGGTTATCACAGAGTGTTGTTGCTCCTCATTTTACTTTATATATAAAGGAGCTCTTGGCGGAAAAGTATGGAGAAGAAATGGCAGAGAAGGGTGGTCTCAAAGTAATAACTACACTTGATTTTGATAAACAGAAAATAGCTGAGGAGGCAATTGCGGCGGGGGTAGAGAGGAATGAAAAGAAAAACGGAGCTCACAATGCATCTTTGGTTTCAATAAATCCAAAAACAGGGGAGGTTTTTGCTATGGTGGGCTCTAGAGATTATTTCAATGAAGAGTATGATGGGGCGGTAAATGTGGCGATGAGACCGAGACAACCGGGATCATCTTTCAAGCCGATTGTTTACGCAGCTTCTTTTTTGGAGGGGTTTTCGCCGGAAACTATTTTATTTGATACAAAAACAAAATTTCCTACAGAAACGGGAAAAATTTATGAACCCAATAATTATGATGGGACGGAACACGGGCCAGTTTCAATTAGAAAGGCCTTGGCTGGCTCTTTAAACATACCAGCGGTTAAGACAATTTATGTGGTGGGGATAAACAAGGTGCTGGATTTGGCAGAGAAAATGGGTTATACCACTTTGGGAGACCGATCAAGATTTGGACTGTCTTTGGTGTTGGGGGGTGGAGAAGTGAAACTAGTAGACCACATAAAAGCTTTTTCTGTTTTTGCCAACAATGGAGTAAAAAATGATTTACAATATATTTTGAAAGTAGAAGATAAGGGCGGTGAGGTGCTCGAAGAATTTAAACCAGAAGAAAACAAGGGGGAAGAGGTTTTGGATTCACAAGTAGCCAAACAAATAAATAGTATTTTATCTGATAATGGTTCCAGAGCGTGGATTTTTGGGGAGAAAAATTATTTGACATTACCAGATAGGCCAGTGGCGGCTAAGACCGGGACCACCAACGATTTTCATGATGGTTGGACCATGGGCTATACACCGAGCTTGGCAACGGGCGTCTGGGTGGGCAATAATGATAATAAAGCAATGACCGGTAAAGCCGATGGGAGCATTGTGGCGGCGCCAATTTGGAATGAATATATGAAGAGGGCACTTGAGGGCACGCCAGTAGAAAATTTTGAGCAGCCAGAGAACAAACCCTTGCCCAACAAGCCAATGTTGAATGGTCAGGCGGCGGATGAAGTGACGGTAAAGATAGACAAGACAACAGGTAAATTGGCAACTGATTTGACCCCGGCCAATTTAATTGAAGAGAGAAAATATCGCCAGGGGGTACATTCTATTTTGCATTATGTGACGCCAGGCGATATTCTCGGACCAATACCAATAGAGCCAAGCAAAGATCCGGCCTATGCGGCTTTTGAAGAGGGAGTTAGACTGTGGGCCGAAAAAAACAATTATATTAACATAGAAAATCCGCCAACAGAACTTGACGATGTGCACACCGAAGAAAACCGTCCAAGCATAGAAATAATTTCACCCAAAGATGGGGCTACTTTTTATGAGCCAAATTTTGAGGTGAGTGTGGAGTCTGGTGCTAGGCGGGGAGTGGATAGAGTAGAATATTATATTGATAATGAGCTTATTGGTACTCAAAAAAATTATCCTTTTGGATTTGCTAATTATCAGTTGATCGGATTTGAGAATGGTGAACATTTTTTGAAAGCAATAGCTTATGATGATGTGGGTAATTCTCGAGAGATGAATATCAAGATTTATATTAATTTGCCAGCTGGTTATGCCAAGCCAGTTAGTTGGATTGTGCCGACTGATGGCAAAGAATTTTATGTAGGGCAGTTTCCTTTCAATTTAAAGGTAAAAATTGATAGTTATTCTTTATTTAGTAAAATAGATTTTTATAGTCAAAAACAGGGTGAAGAATCGGTCTGGCTAGGTTATAAAGAAGTGAGAGGCGCAGAAGCCAGTTTGTTGTTAACCGAGTTGTCAGGTGGTGACTATAATTTATATACTGTGATAACTGGGACAAACAGTAGGACTATAAGGGAAGATGGGATTAGGATAAAAGTGAGATAA
- a CDS encoding single-stranded DNA-binding protein has protein sequence MNLNRATLIGNLTRDPEVRTTPSGASVASFSIATNYIWTDPSGNRQEKAEFHNIVAWRKLADICGQYLHKGSKVYIEGRLQTRSWDDQTGNKRYITEIVAENLIMLDSKGASRPATSAGVPLPDETPTIQIDESDMGGNEEIKVEEVPF, from the coding sequence ATGAACCTCAATCGTGCCACGCTGATTGGCAATCTCACCAGGGACCCAGAAGTCCGCACTACTCCGAGTGGGGCTTCTGTTGCCTCTTTTTCTATTGCCACCAATTATATATGGACTGACCCCTCTGGCAATCGTCAAGAAAAAGCCGAATTCCACAATATCGTCGCCTGGAGAAAACTAGCTGACATCTGTGGCCAATACCTTCACAAGGGATCAAAGGTCTATATCGAAGGCCGTCTGCAAACCCGCTCTTGGGATGATCAGACTGGCAACAAGCGCTATATCACTGAGATTGTGGCTGAAAACCTGATAATGCTTGATAGCAAAGGTGCCAGCCGACCAGCTACTAGCGCCGGTGTTCCTCTACCTGACGAAACGCCGACCATCCAGATAGATGAAAGCGATATGGGAGGAAATGAGGAAATAAAAGTTGAAGAAGTACCATTTTAA